In candidate division KSB1 bacterium, one genomic interval encodes:
- a CDS encoding HIT domain-containing protein encodes MDRLWAPWRMEYILSTVKQPDASECIFCRMIGERRDAENLILHRGQHALVVMNLFPYNSGHLMVVPLRHTAEFSSLGPAEHLELMELMTLGQRALGRVYGPHGYNIGMNIGRAAGAGIVDHLHYHIVPRWNGDTNFMSAVATTKVMSESLPETWQRLKSSLAELLGTR; translated from the coding sequence GTGGATCGTCTTTGGGCGCCGTGGCGGATGGAGTATATTCTGTCCACGGTGAAGCAGCCCGACGCCAGCGAGTGTATCTTTTGCCGGATGATCGGGGAGCGGCGGGATGCGGAGAATCTCATCTTACATCGCGGTCAGCACGCGCTCGTTGTGATGAACCTGTTTCCGTACAACAGCGGGCATTTGATGGTGGTTCCGTTGCGGCATACGGCGGAGTTCAGTTCACTGGGTCCGGCCGAGCATCTGGAATTGATGGAACTGATGACGCTGGGACAGAGGGCGCTGGGCCGGGTTTACGGTCCGCATGGGTACAACATCGGCATGAACATCGGCCGGGCGGCGGGCGCGGGCATCGTGGATCACTTGCACTATCATATTGTCCCGCGCTGGAACGGCGACACGAATTTCATGTCGGCGGTGGCGACGACCAAAGTCATGTCCGAGAGTTTGCCGGAAACGTGGCAGCGGCTCAAGTCGAGCCTGGCGGAGTTGCTGGGAACTCGGTAG
- a CDS encoding macro domain-containing protein, with amino-acid sequence MNVGYGELTIHIGPATDLATEAIVSPVNAEMVPSAGVGQLIVAAAGLDVRRELSALTPTVVGRVVKTSAGALPSKLILHAVTMSLAESVTQDNFETALRTVMSTCRSNSIQSVGIPVCEMAPKTTPAQVVMNYALGLAFKSLKGARVPKRIVFAVPSQQLCDQFTKAAKSMLLLA; translated from the coding sequence ATGAACGTGGGCTACGGCGAATTGACGATTCACATTGGCCCGGCGACCGATTTGGCGACCGAGGCGATCGTGAGTCCGGTGAACGCGGAGATGGTTCCGTCGGCCGGGGTCGGTCAGCTGATCGTGGCGGCGGCGGGTCTGGACGTTCGGCGCGAGCTGAGCGCGCTGACCCCGACGGTCGTCGGGCGGGTCGTGAAGACCTCGGCGGGCGCGCTGCCGAGTAAGCTCATCTTGCACGCGGTGACGATGAGCCTGGCGGAGTCCGTGACCCAAGATAACTTTGAGACGGCGTTACGGACCGTGATGTCCACGTGTCGCTCGAATTCGATCCAGTCGGTGGGAATCCCGGTATGCGAAATGGCGCCGAAAACGACTCCGGCGCAGGTGGTGATGAATTATGCTCTTGGGCTTGCATTCAAGAGTTTGAAGGGGGCGCGCGTGCCCAAGCGGATCGTGTTTGCCGTCCCCTCACAACAACTCTGCGACCAGTTTACGAAGGCGGCAAAGTCGATGTTGCTGCTGGCGTAG
- a CDS encoding succinate dehydrogenase — translation MGYSQLAGVDRFGATRRLDTWWLSPALMAAAFVAFVIYATWAAFQPVEYSRFGPYLSPFYSPDLTQWIPWFTWSPALLIVWLPAGFRLTCYYGRKAYYRSITLNPTACAVGEGKLAYKGETALPWILNNLHRYFLYLVLILVVFHWLHLFHAFVFDEHFGMALGSLVITADTVFLTLYVFSCHSLRHMVGGKLDCFSCAASGLTRHATWKQVSALNIYHNVFFWCSLFTVGFADLYVRMCAMGCWTDVRFF, via the coding sequence ATGGGTTACTCTCAATTAGCGGGTGTTGACCGCTTTGGAGCCACTCGCCGACTCGACACCTGGTGGTTGAGTCCGGCGCTGATGGCGGCGGCATTTGTGGCGTTCGTAATTTACGCGACGTGGGCGGCATTTCAACCGGTTGAGTATTCTCGATTCGGGCCGTACCTGTCGCCGTTTTACTCTCCGGACCTGACGCAGTGGATTCCGTGGTTTACCTGGTCCCCGGCCTTGTTAATTGTGTGGTTGCCGGCAGGGTTCCGGTTGACCTGTTATTATGGTCGGAAAGCCTACTATCGGTCGATCACGCTGAACCCGACGGCGTGCGCGGTGGGCGAGGGGAAGCTGGCCTATAAGGGGGAGACCGCACTGCCGTGGATTCTGAACAATCTGCATCGCTATTTTCTTTATCTGGTGCTGATTCTCGTGGTGTTTCATTGGCTGCACCTGTTTCATGCGTTCGTGTTTGACGAGCATTTCGGGATGGCGCTGGGGTCGCTCGTGATCACGGCGGACACGGTGTTCTTGACGCTGTACGTGTTCAGTTGCCATTCGCTGCGGCACATGGTGGGGGGGAAGCTGGACTGTTTTTCGTGCGCGGCGAGCGGCTTGACGCGTCACGCGACGTGGAAGCAGGTGAGCGCGCTCAACATTTATCACAATGTATTCTTCTGGTGCAGTCTGTTTACCGTCGGGTTTGCCGATCTCTACGTACGGATGTGCGCGATGGGCTGCTGGACAGATGTGAGGTTCTTCTGA
- a CDS encoding fumarate reductase/succinate dehydrogenase flavoprotein subunit, protein MADYTPHQFDVLVIGAGGAGLRAAIEAAALGAKTAIVMKSLLGKAHTVMAEGGAAAAMRNADPRDSWQTHFRDTMKGGKLLNQWRMAQLHAQEAPDRIWELEEWGAVFDRTTDGLIMQRNFGGHTYPRLAHVGDRTGLEIIRTLQDKLIHMPVDVFMETTVTHLFKTGDTIGGALTYRREDGSFQLFNAKAVILATGGIGKSFKITSNSWEYSGDGQALAWSVGADLMDMEFLQFHPTGMVWPLSVRGTLITEGVRGEGGVLRNSTGERFMFSYIPEAFKNDVASTEQEANQWVQEVIAGKQATVRRPPELLTRDVVARAINSEVRAGRGSPHGGVFLDIATRRTADEIKRKLPSMYHQFKKLANVDITKEPMEVGPTCHYAMGGVRVDGETEMSSVKGLFAAGEVAAGLHGANRLGGNSLSDLLVFGRRAGAGAADYVKQASAVKADASAVDRALAENLACFERKGGENPYAVHRELQEMMQTYVGIIRTDADLRHALAELDKFEPRVKQLSVTGSRAYNPGWHLAMDLRSMLTCSRALTLAALERCESRGGHTRSDFPDYDKEWAKVNQVVKNENGVMKLERVVRPPIPDELKQLVEEA, encoded by the coding sequence ATGGCAGACTACACACCACATCAGTTTGACGTGCTCGTGATCGGCGCGGGCGGTGCCGGGTTGCGGGCGGCGATTGAAGCGGCGGCGCTGGGCGCGAAGACGGCGATCGTGATGAAGTCGCTGCTGGGCAAGGCACATACGGTAATGGCCGAGGGCGGTGCGGCGGCGGCGATGCGCAATGCCGACCCGCGTGACTCGTGGCAGACGCACTTTCGCGACACGATGAAGGGTGGGAAGCTGTTGAATCAGTGGCGGATGGCGCAGCTGCATGCGCAGGAAGCCCCGGATCGCATTTGGGAATTGGAAGAGTGGGGCGCGGTGTTTGATCGCACGACAGACGGTCTGATCATGCAGCGGAATTTCGGGGGTCACACCTATCCGCGACTGGCGCACGTGGGCGACCGGACGGGGCTGGAGATCATCCGCACGCTGCAGGACAAGCTGATTCATATGCCGGTGGACGTCTTCATGGAGACGACGGTCACGCACTTGTTCAAGACGGGCGATACGATTGGCGGCGCGCTGACCTATCGACGCGAAGACGGTTCGTTTCAGCTGTTTAATGCGAAGGCCGTGATTCTGGCGACCGGGGGCATCGGCAAGTCGTTCAAGATCACGTCGAATTCGTGGGAATATTCAGGTGACGGCCAGGCGTTGGCGTGGAGCGTCGGCGCGGACTTGATGGACATGGAGTTCTTGCAGTTTCATCCGACGGGCATGGTCTGGCCGCTCTCGGTGCGGGGGACGCTGATTACCGAGGGCGTGCGGGGCGAGGGCGGAGTGTTGCGGAACAGTACCGGCGAGCGTTTCATGTTCAGCTACATTCCTGAGGCCTTCAAGAATGACGTGGCTTCTACGGAGCAGGAAGCGAATCAGTGGGTGCAGGAAGTGATCGCCGGGAAGCAGGCGACGGTGCGGCGTCCGCCGGAGCTATTGACGCGGGACGTGGTGGCGCGGGCGATCAATTCCGAAGTTCGCGCGGGTCGCGGCAGCCCGCACGGCGGCGTGTTTTTGGATATTGCGACGCGCCGGACGGCGGACGAGATCAAGCGCAAACTGCCGTCGATGTATCATCAGTTCAAGAAGTTGGCGAATGTGGATATTACGAAGGAGCCGATGGAAGTCGGACCGACGTGTCACTATGCGATGGGCGGTGTGCGCGTGGACGGTGAGACCGAGATGAGTTCGGTGAAGGGTTTGTTTGCCGCCGGTGAGGTCGCGGCCGGTCTGCACGGTGCGAATCGGCTGGGGGGGAATTCGCTTTCCGATTTGCTGGTGTTTGGCCGCCGGGCGGGCGCGGGCGCGGCGGACTATGTTAAGCAGGCCTCGGCGGTCAAGGCCGACGCTTCCGCGGTCGATCGCGCGCTGGCGGAGAACCTTGCTTGTTTTGAACGGAAAGGCGGCGAGAATCCGTATGCGGTGCACCGCGAGCTTCAGGAAATGATGCAGACGTATGTCGGGATCATTCGTACGGACGCGGATCTGCGGCATGCGTTGGCGGAGCTTGACAAGTTTGAGCCGCGCGTGAAGCAGCTCTCGGTGACCGGTTCGCGGGCGTACAATCCGGGCTGGCATTTGGCCATGGACCTGCGCAGTATGCTGACGTGTTCGCGGGCGTTGACGTTGGCGGCGTTGGAGCGTTGCGAGAGTCGCGGCGGGCACACGCGATCCGACTTTCCTGATTACGATAAGGAATGGGCCAAGGTGAATCAGGTGGTCAAGAATGAAAACGGAGTCATGAAGCTGGAGCGGGTGGTTCGACCGCCGATTCCCGATGAGCTGAAGCAACTGGTGGAGGAGGCCTGA
- a CDS encoding succinate dehydrogenase/fumarate reductase iron-sulfur subunit: protein MGNIVQMKVYRGDKSGGSLRDYSLEIDEGMVVLDVVHKIQAEHSPDLACRWNCKAGKCGSCSAEINGKPSLMCMTRMDSLPQDRPITVEPIRTFPMIRDLVTDVSWNYEVNKRIPAFTPKPKNPDGTWRMYQYEADRVQEFRKCIECYLCQNTCHVLRNHDKHDEFFGPRFMVRLAMLEMHPLDAADRLKLVKEAAGVGFCNITKCCTEVCPEEIHITDNAIIPLKERVADEFYDPIRRLFRVFAGK, encoded by the coding sequence ATGGGTAACATCGTGCAGATGAAGGTTTATCGCGGCGACAAGAGTGGCGGGTCACTGCGAGACTATTCGCTCGAGATTGACGAAGGCATGGTGGTCCTCGATGTGGTGCATAAGATTCAGGCGGAGCATTCACCGGACCTGGCCTGTCGCTGGAATTGCAAGGCGGGGAAGTGTGGTTCGTGTTCGGCGGAGATCAACGGCAAGCCGTCGCTGATGTGCATGACGCGGATGGATTCACTGCCGCAGGACCGGCCGATTACGGTGGAACCGATCCGCACATTCCCGATGATCCGCGATCTGGTGACGGACGTGTCGTGGAATTACGAAGTCAACAAGCGGATCCCCGCGTTCACGCCGAAGCCGAAGAATCCGGATGGCACGTGGCGCATGTACCAGTATGAAGCGGATCGCGTGCAGGAGTTTCGCAAGTGCATCGAGTGCTACCTGTGTCAGAATACGTGCCACGTATTGCGGAATCACGATAAGCACGACGAGTTTTTCGGGCCGCGGTTCATGGTGCGGCTGGCGATGCTCGAGATGCACCCGCTGGACGCGGCGGACCGCTTGAAGTTGGTGAAGGAGGCGGCCGGCGTGGGCTTCTGCAACATTACGAAGTGCTGCACGGAAGTGTGTCCCGAGGAGATTCACATCACGGACAACGCGATCATTCCGTTGAAGGAACGCGTGGCGGATGAGTTCTACGATCCGATTCGGCGGCTGTTCCGGGTGTTTGCGGGGAAGTAG
- a CDS encoding transposase: MRRRHSQLGFAGSIHFITTVTEVRGSVFVESSECKKILESFEVFRNKFELVCCGYVLMPDHLHAVLVQPNDGSHVSDAIGGFKRATSLKCKPARYPDTPLWRDNFDDVPVPGVEAAKTKLRYMLANPVRAGLVERPEEYEWSSAPEYYGGKSGIVTVTILSQ, from the coding sequence ATGCGAAGACGCCACAGTCAACTCGGCTTCGCCGGAAGCATTCACTTCATTACGACGGTTACCGAAGTTCGCGGTTCTGTATTCGTAGAATCGAGCGAATGCAAGAAGATACTTGAATCATTTGAGGTCTTTCGAAATAAGTTCGAGCTTGTGTGCTGCGGCTATGTGTTGATGCCTGACCACTTACACGCCGTCTTGGTACAACCTAACGACGGCTCGCATGTTTCCGATGCAATCGGCGGTTTCAAGCGAGCCACATCTCTGAAATGCAAGCCAGCCCGTTATCCGGACACGCCGTTGTGGCGGGACAATTTCGATGATGTGCCGGTCCCGGGAGTAGAGGCGGCGAAAACGAAATTGCGGTATATGCTGGCCAACCCGGTGCGCGCGGGGCTTGTGGAGCGGCCGGAGGAATACGAATGGTCAAGTGCGCCGGAGTATTACGGGGGGAAGTCAGGCATTGTGACCGTTACTATACTGTCGCAGTGA
- a CDS encoding YjbQ family protein: MKFHTEYLTFKTKQREEFVNISRDVESAVTKSGIKDGMVLVSAMHITAAVYVNDAEDGLIEDIKEWLRGLAPDQNYRHHRTGEDNGQAHLKNLILHHQVIVPVTNGRLDFGPWQQIYYAEFDGQRNKRVIIKVMGE; this comes from the coding sequence ATGAAATTCCATACCGAATACCTTACGTTCAAGACGAAGCAGCGCGAGGAGTTCGTGAATATTTCTCGCGACGTGGAGTCGGCGGTCACGAAGTCAGGGATTAAGGACGGAATGGTGCTGGTGTCGGCGATGCACATCACGGCGGCGGTGTATGTGAACGATGCGGAGGACGGGCTGATCGAGGATATTAAGGAGTGGTTGCGCGGATTGGCTCCGGATCAGAACTACCGGCATCACCGCACGGGCGAGGATAACGGTCAGGCGCATCTGAAGAATTTGATCCTGCATCATCAGGTCATCGTGCCCGTTACGAATGGGCGACTGGATTTTGGTCCGTGGCAGCAGATCTATTATGCGGAGTTTGACGGTCAGCGCAATAAGCGGGTGATTATCAAGGTGATGGGGGAGTGA
- the ypdA gene encoding YpdA family putative bacillithiol disulfide reductase: MNDEADRSSLSDSGHAKTPASAGTPELLDLIIVGAGPAGIAVGLEAQRRGLKALLVEQGAICNTIYRFPQHMRFFSTADLLEFPGIPLVIQGDKPRSFEVLNYFTRIAVAANLPIATHERVLKLTHAGEQFFVQTERRELRSRAVVIATGTYDHANLLDVPGEELDKVSHYYSGPQPYIGTDVLVVGGKNSAAEAALELWRAGARVTLVHRGESLRESSIKYWILPDLKNRLAERAIAHSWDTTITRIEPDRVLLHMPDGERWIANDFVLALTGYHPDYRLLEQCGIRTEGEQRAPVLDSASLESGVPGLYVAGVLSAGADPSRVFVENSRHHGRVIVDHLAESGRLSREC, from the coding sequence ATGAATGATGAAGCAGATCGGAGTTCACTCTCCGATTCCGGGCATGCGAAGACGCCTGCCTCGGCGGGGACTCCCGAGCTACTGGATTTGATCATAGTGGGGGCGGGGCCGGCGGGGATTGCGGTGGGGCTGGAGGCACAGCGGCGCGGGCTGAAAGCGCTGCTGGTGGAGCAGGGGGCGATCTGCAATACGATCTACCGCTTTCCACAACACATGCGGTTCTTTTCCACGGCGGACTTACTGGAGTTTCCGGGGATTCCGCTGGTGATTCAGGGGGACAAGCCGCGCAGCTTCGAGGTCCTGAACTACTTCACGCGGATTGCGGTCGCGGCGAACTTGCCGATCGCCACGCATGAGCGCGTCTTGAAATTGACGCACGCCGGCGAGCAGTTCTTCGTTCAGACAGAGCGGCGGGAGTTGCGAAGTCGTGCGGTCGTCATAGCGACCGGGACCTACGATCACGCGAACTTGCTGGATGTTCCCGGCGAGGAACTGGACAAGGTCTCGCATTACTATTCCGGTCCGCAGCCGTATATTGGAACCGATGTGCTGGTCGTGGGCGGCAAGAATTCGGCTGCCGAGGCGGCGCTCGAACTGTGGCGGGCGGGCGCGCGGGTCACGCTGGTGCACCGGGGTGAATCGCTGCGCGAGAGTTCCATCAAGTACTGGATTCTCCCCGACCTGAAGAACCGGCTGGCCGAGCGCGCGATTGCGCATTCGTGGGATACGACGATCACGCGAATTGAACCGGACCGGGTGTTGCTGCACATGCCGGACGGTGAGCGCTGGATCGCGAATGATTTTGTGCTGGCGCTGACGGGCTATCATCCGGATTACCGGCTGCTCGAACAGTGTGGAATTCGGACGGAAGGTGAGCAGCGGGCGCCGGTGCTCGACAGTGCGTCGCTGGAAAGCGGCGTGCCGGGATTATATGTGGCGGGTGTACTCAGCGCGGGCGCTGATCCGTCGAGAGTTTTTGTTGAGAACTCGCGGCACCATGGCCGGGTGATTGTGGATCATCTGGCGGAGTCGGGCCGCTTAAGCCGGGAGTGCTGA
- a CDS encoding O-methyltransferase, with product MADDFMYSFSEQVDRYLTGVLPARDAVLAAMETHAVEAGFPYIGPLVGPLLGMLARAIGAKTVFEMGSGFGFSAVHFARAVPPDGRVICTDGEAGNERVARDYFVKAGVESKIEFRVGDAVTILGEYPGPFDIILMDIDKEGYPAGFRAAWPKVRPGGLFIADNMLWHGEVMTDSQKPTTLAIRELTRLLYSTPDAQTTILPLRDGVAVAMKVGR from the coding sequence TTGGCTGACGATTTCATGTATTCGTTTAGCGAGCAGGTGGATCGCTATTTGACGGGAGTCCTGCCGGCACGCGATGCGGTGCTGGCGGCGATGGAGACCCACGCCGTGGAAGCGGGCTTTCCGTACATCGGTCCATTGGTGGGGCCGTTACTCGGGATGCTGGCGCGGGCGATCGGCGCGAAGACCGTCTTTGAGATGGGGTCCGGATTTGGGTTTTCGGCGGTACATTTTGCGCGCGCGGTGCCGCCTGATGGCAGAGTGATCTGCACCGACGGTGAAGCGGGTAACGAGCGCGTCGCGCGCGACTACTTCGTCAAGGCCGGCGTGGAATCGAAGATCGAATTTCGGGTGGGCGATGCGGTCACGATTTTGGGGGAATACCCCGGGCCGTTCGACATCATCCTGATGGACATCGATAAGGAGGGCTACCCCGCCGGCTTCCGCGCCGCGTGGCCCAAGGTCCGGCCCGGCGGACTGTTCATCGCCGACAATATGCTCTGGCACGGCGAGGTGATGACGGACAGTCAGAAGCCGACGACGCTGGCCATCCGCGAATTGACGAGGCTGCTGTATTCCACGCCGGATGCACAGACGACGATCTTGCCGCTACGCGATGGCGTGGCCGTTGCCATGAAGGTTGGAAGATGA
- a CDS encoding Rieske 2Fe-2S domain-containing protein, producing the protein MTPPGPPVNGGERGLRWFKVCKVEDLKPGQARSIRLLARLYAVFNVSGEYHAIDGSCRHMKANLAAGRVTGKTVECFMHGWRYDVTTGACSTVESGSVATYPVKIEDGAVFIGMEWPPRNSIDD; encoded by the coding sequence ATGACCCCCCCCGGCCCCCCCGTGAACGGGGGGGAGCGTGGCCTGCGGTGGTTCAAGGTGTGCAAGGTCGAGGATTTGAAGCCGGGGCAAGCGCGGTCGATTCGATTGCTGGCGCGACTCTACGCGGTGTTCAACGTGAGTGGCGAGTACCACGCGATCGACGGGTCCTGTCGGCACATGAAGGCGAATCTGGCCGCAGGCCGGGTAACGGGGAAGACGGTGGAGTGCTTCATGCACGGGTGGCGATACGACGTGACGACGGGGGCGTGCTCGACGGTGGAATCCGGCAGCGTCGCCACTTATCCGGTGAAGATTGAGGACGGGGCGGTGTTCATTGGGATGGAATGGCCGCCGCGAAACAGTATTGACGATTGA